From a single Raphanus sativus cultivar WK10039 chromosome 3, ASM80110v3, whole genome shotgun sequence genomic region:
- the LOC130509975 gene encoding uncharacterized protein LOC130509975 encodes MCTRSGDRETTLHLFFHCRFAQEVWLQVPWESTFDSSLSTSFVDELTSASRRRLLLPTGITINIFPWIIWFLWISRNQLTFERRKSTPSETVSKALRAALEWEHAQPPVAATIHRNHRLSQPIDLSPSTMICNTDGAWRVESRQAGTGWIFTSPTGAITRGGKSHLNVSSALMAEALAVRDALMHASALGFTSIWLRSDAQALTKAINSNQGPTELHGVLSDIASISSSSFDFCSFSFVSREMNGPADLIAKAHLVLANSSAVH; translated from the coding sequence ATGTGTACACGCTCTGGAGACAGAGAAACGACACTACACCTATTTTTTCACTGTCGCTTTGCACAAGAAGTGTGGCTACAAGTCCCCTGGGAATCGACTTTCGACTCTTCCCTTAGCACATCTTTTGTTGATGAACTCACTTCGGCTAGCCGACGCAGACTCCTACTACCTACAGGGATCACGATTAACATCTTTCCCTGGATCATTTGGTTCCTATGGATAAGCCGAAACCAACTAACTTTTGAGCGCAGGAAATCCACTCCCAGCGAAACGGTATCGAAGGCCCTCCGAGCCGCCCTGGAATGGGAACACGCACAACCACCGGTAGCTGCCACGATCCATCGAAACCACCGCCTATCACAACCCATTGATCTCTCGCCTAGCACTATGATTTGTAACACCGATGGAGCATGGAGGGTGGAGAGTCGACAAGCAGGTACAGGCTGGATCTTCACGAGTCCTACAGGAGCGATCACGCGTGGTGGAAAGTCCCATCTTAACGTCTCCTCAGCCCTAATGGCGGAAGCCCTTGCGGTTAGAGATGCCCTCATGCATGCCTCCGCTCTTGGATTCACCTCAATCTGGCTTCGATCAGATGCTCAAGCGCTCACCAAAGCGATCAATTCGAACCAAGGACCGACAGAACTCCACGGCGTCCTGTCGGATATTGCTTCAATCTCCTCGTCTTCCTTTGATTTCtgctctttttcttttgtctctcGTGAAATGAACGGGCCTGCGGACCTTATTGCAAAAGCCCATCTTGTATTAGCAAACTCTTCGGCAGTCCATTAG